One window of the Arthrobacter sp. zg-Y919 genome contains the following:
- a CDS encoding C4-type zinc ribbon domain-containing protein has product MAKASPAEQLRLLDLQALDSRIKSLRNQARNVSNNPEIASLGDAVAAAESARVSAGTEVADIERELARAEADVASVVARMARDQQHLDSGKGGSKELTALQAEIVSLERRRSDLEDVELDVMERLETARTREAEAGEALGALHAKRRELEEKRDAELAVIGTDTADAEARRGELAASFEPALLAVYEKTLSKHGIGAARLFHGTSEGSGMQLSPGDLADIRKAADEDIVFCPDSGCILVRSAEWGS; this is encoded by the coding sequence GTGGCAAAAGCATCGCCCGCGGAGCAGCTGAGGCTGCTGGATCTGCAGGCCCTGGACAGCAGGATCAAGTCCCTGCGCAATCAGGCCCGCAACGTTAGCAACAATCCCGAGATCGCGTCCCTTGGCGATGCCGTAGCCGCCGCCGAAAGCGCACGCGTGTCCGCCGGTACCGAGGTCGCCGATATTGAACGCGAACTGGCGCGGGCCGAAGCGGACGTAGCTTCGGTCGTCGCGCGGATGGCCCGTGATCAGCAGCACCTGGACAGCGGGAAGGGCGGCTCCAAGGAGCTCACCGCCCTGCAGGCGGAGATCGTTTCCCTCGAACGCCGCCGGTCCGACTTGGAGGACGTTGAACTCGACGTGATGGAACGGCTGGAAACAGCCCGCACCCGCGAGGCCGAGGCAGGCGAGGCCCTGGGTGCCCTGCACGCCAAGCGCCGGGAACTGGAGGAAAAGCGCGACGCCGAGCTGGCAGTGATCGGCACCGACACCGCAGACGCTGAAGCCCGGCGCGGAGAACTCGCCGCCAGCTTCGAACCGGCCCTCCTGGCGGTGTACGAAAAGACCCTTTCCAAGCACGGTATCGGCGCTGCCCGCCTGTTCCACGGCACGTCCGAAGGCTCTGGGATGCAGCTGAGCCCCGGCGACCTCGCTGATATCCGTAAGGCCGCCGATGAGGACATTGTGTTCTGTCCGGATTCGGGCTGCATCCTGGTCCGCTCCGCCGAGTGGGGCAGCTGA
- a CDS encoding reverse transcriptase-like protein, translating to MTLFDPEPEPDSGAEAEVARVPAGGPRRTLIVEADGGSRGNPGIAGYGALVRDPDTGRILAEKAEYVGRVSNNVAEYSGLIAALELAHSIDPDCWILAKMDSKLVVEQMSGRWKIKHADMQKLAAKARSIVNPQRVKYQWIPRELNKDADRLSNEAMDAGTAGIPWKPRAGADTKAAAAAAVLEAAASPAPAPAPTGRLHHTEIWVNDFAAAEKSLGWLLERLGYVRKETWSTGGSWQGAEGYIVLESGPDVERGPYSRKRAGLNHLAFRAGSEADVELLARRASSHGWTLLFADRHPHAGGAEHYAAYLENDEGFEVELVAG from the coding sequence GTGACATTGTTTGACCCGGAGCCGGAGCCGGACTCCGGCGCCGAAGCTGAGGTTGCCCGCGTCCCGGCCGGCGGACCCCGTCGTACCCTCATCGTCGAAGCGGATGGCGGTTCGCGCGGCAATCCGGGAATCGCCGGCTACGGCGCTCTGGTCCGCGATCCCGACACCGGCCGCATCCTCGCCGAGAAGGCGGAATACGTAGGCCGCGTGTCCAATAATGTCGCGGAGTATTCGGGCCTCATCGCCGCCCTGGAGCTGGCGCACAGCATCGACCCGGACTGCTGGATCCTGGCCAAGATGGATTCCAAGCTGGTCGTCGAGCAGATGAGCGGCCGCTGGAAGATCAAGCACGCCGATATGCAGAAGCTCGCGGCTAAGGCACGTTCGATCGTGAATCCGCAGCGGGTTAAGTACCAGTGGATTCCGCGCGAGTTAAACAAGGACGCGGACCGGCTGTCCAACGAAGCGATGGATGCCGGAACCGCCGGAATTCCGTGGAAGCCGCGCGCAGGCGCAGACACCAAGGCGGCGGCTGCCGCAGCCGTACTGGAAGCGGCTGCGTCTCCGGCTCCTGCGCCCGCTCCCACGGGACGGCTGCACCACACGGAGATCTGGGTCAATGACTTCGCAGCGGCGGAGAAATCCCTCGGCTGGCTGCTGGAGCGGCTGGGCTACGTCCGGAAGGAAACCTGGTCCACCGGCGGAAGCTGGCAGGGCGCTGAGGGGTACATCGTGCTCGAGTCCGGGCCCGACGTCGAACGCGGCCCCTACTCCCGGAAACGGGCGGGCCTGAACCACCTGGCGTTCCGTGCAGGTTCGGAGGCCGACGTCGAGCTCCTGGCCCGTCGTGCGTCCAGCCACGGCTGGACCCTGTTGTTCGCGGACCGGCATCCCCACGCCGGGGGAGCGGAGCACTACGCCGCATACCTCGAAAACGACGAAGGCTTCGAAGTGGAACTGGTCGCCGGCTAG
- a CDS encoding peroxide stress protein YaaA, with the protein MLILLPPSEGKTPAPTGAALDLSRLHFPLLSEPRSLVLKALAEASSSGDALSVLGVGATLAPEVRRNTTLEMEPCAPAHRVYTGVLYDALGYTTLSSTAQRRADDAVLVMSALWGALGFADPIPAYRLSMSVRLPETGRLAAFWKQHLTGPLDEYAGNSLVVDCRSSTYAAAWSPDPRNTAAVNVFSVRNGERKVVSHFAKHTRGELARHLLERAGVEPATPQELLAAAQEKWDAELVPPAGRKPYQLNVILHG; encoded by the coding sequence GTGCTGATCCTGCTCCCGCCCTCCGAAGGAAAAACGCCCGCCCCGACAGGAGCCGCCCTGGACCTGTCCCGGCTGCATTTCCCGCTGCTGTCCGAACCCCGCTCCCTGGTGCTCAAGGCCCTGGCCGAAGCGAGCAGTTCCGGCGACGCCCTCTCAGTTCTGGGCGTGGGGGCGACGCTGGCACCGGAAGTGCGCCGCAACACCACTCTGGAGATGGAACCCTGTGCGCCCGCGCACCGGGTCTACACGGGCGTGCTGTACGACGCATTGGGCTACACGACGCTTTCATCCACGGCGCAGCGGCGTGCCGATGACGCGGTGCTTGTGATGTCCGCGCTGTGGGGTGCCCTTGGCTTTGCTGATCCGATCCCAGCCTACCGGCTCTCCATGTCGGTGCGGCTGCCGGAAACCGGCCGGCTCGCCGCTTTCTGGAAGCAGCACCTCACGGGCCCGCTGGATGAGTATGCGGGGAACTCCCTGGTGGTTGACTGCCGCTCCAGCACCTACGCGGCTGCCTGGTCACCGGATCCCCGGAACACGGCGGCGGTCAACGTGTTCTCCGTGCGCAACGGCGAACGGAAGGTTGTTTCGCATTTCGCCAAGCACACCCGGGGCGAGCTGGCCCGCCACCTGCTCGAGCGGGCCGGTGTGGAGCCGGCTACGCCTCAGGAGCTCCTGGCTGCCGCGCAGGAAAAGTGGGACGCCGAGCTGGTGCCTCCGGCAGGCCGGAAACCGTACCAGCTCAACGTCATCCTGCACGGGTAA
- a CDS encoding MFS transporter, which produces MPKTEAAARPLVIRNANFRRLWISSTAGIFGTAVTSVALPVIAVMELDASNATVAVLSGMAFLPWLLFALPIGVLVDRQRRRPLIVVSLAVRTLLLASLPVAWWLGLLTVTQLFVVSFGAGLAAVFFTLAEQALVPQAVDREELVEGNGLMTGSGALGDAGGRALGGWVTDAWGASNALLLQVAASFASLAAILRLDITEPRPGRAEKRHVVKEMAEGVRYIFSTVALRMLLITGALWNLGGNIVNSLLVLLVLRSLGESPGMLGLLTAATAVGGTVGGLSVKRLADRFGSGRVWRYSMFPAVAGYASLLFISPGWGMAVGFVGLFVAGFSISLNIVVATAFRQRVCPPQMLGRLGSAQRMVSWGMLAVAAFAAALLVEFLSIRGSILTGILVAALAPLVAAFGPLRGIRDLAELEPDRPELPAASPATTGRHSAKM; this is translated from the coding sequence ATGCCCAAGACCGAGGCGGCCGCAAGGCCACTGGTTATCAGAAACGCCAACTTCCGGCGGTTGTGGATCTCGTCGACCGCCGGCATCTTCGGCACGGCCGTCACCAGTGTTGCGCTGCCCGTCATCGCGGTCATGGAACTGGACGCCTCCAATGCCACAGTTGCCGTCCTCTCCGGCATGGCCTTCCTTCCCTGGCTCCTGTTTGCCCTGCCCATCGGCGTATTGGTGGACCGGCAGCGGCGCCGGCCCCTGATCGTGGTCTCACTCGCCGTACGGACCCTGTTGCTCGCCAGCCTGCCCGTGGCTTGGTGGCTCGGGCTCCTGACAGTTACCCAGCTGTTCGTAGTGTCCTTCGGCGCTGGGCTGGCAGCGGTGTTCTTCACCCTTGCGGAGCAGGCGCTGGTGCCCCAGGCAGTGGACCGGGAGGAACTCGTGGAGGGCAACGGGCTGATGACGGGTTCCGGTGCACTGGGCGACGCCGGCGGGCGGGCACTGGGCGGCTGGGTCACCGACGCCTGGGGTGCGTCCAATGCGCTGCTTCTCCAGGTAGCGGCCTCATTTGCTTCGCTGGCGGCGATCCTGCGCCTGGACATTACCGAACCCCGTCCCGGCCGTGCGGAGAAGCGGCACGTCGTGAAGGAGATGGCCGAGGGGGTGCGGTACATCTTCAGTACCGTGGCCCTGCGGATGCTGCTGATTACCGGCGCGTTGTGGAACCTCGGCGGCAACATCGTCAATTCGCTGCTGGTTCTGCTCGTGCTCCGGTCGCTGGGGGAATCGCCCGGCATGCTGGGCCTGCTCACCGCGGCCACCGCCGTGGGAGGCACTGTGGGCGGACTGTCAGTGAAACGCTTGGCCGACCGATTCGGCTCCGGCCGGGTCTGGCGCTATTCGATGTTTCCCGCCGTGGCAGGTTACGCGAGCCTGTTGTTTATCTCCCCGGGCTGGGGGATGGCGGTCGGATTCGTTGGGCTTTTTGTCGCCGGCTTCTCGATTTCCCTGAACATTGTGGTCGCCACCGCGTTCCGCCAGCGTGTCTGCCCGCCGCAGATGCTTGGCCGCCTCGGTTCTGCCCAGCGGATGGTGAGCTGGGGGATGCTGGCCGTAGCTGCTTTTGCCGCCGCCCTGCTGGTGGAATTCCTCAGTATCCGCGGTTCCATCCTGACGGGGATCCTGGTGGCTGCCCTGGCGCCTTTGGTGGCTGCGTTCGGCCCGCTGCGCGGGATCCGGGACCTTGCCGAACTGGAGCCGGACCGGCCGGAGCTTCCGGCAGCCAGCCCTGCCACGACCGGACGGCACTCCGCGAAGATGTGA
- a CDS encoding glyceraldehyde-3-phosphate dehydrogenase has product MSSNSDTCLDAWMDREALAEAMIPLIGRLYRENSVVTSVYGRPLVNKSVIDILKAHRFARQIDETELPVAETYPLLLALSELELGAASVDLARMGNKYKEHGGDLKEFLRTELADVAGKRGADERTSTDVVLYGFGRIGRLLARILVEKAGGGRGLRLRAVVVRKGSENDLVKRASLLRRDSVHGAFNGTISVDEENNTILANGTLIQVIYSNDPATVDYTAYGINDAVVVDNTGRWRDEEGLSRHLAAKGVSRVLLTAPGKGSLKNIVHGINHGSITDDDRIITAASCTTNAITPVLKVLNDKYGIVNGHVETVHSFTNDQNLIDNFHNGDRRGRSAALNMVITETGAAKAVAKALPELEGKLSGNAIRVPTPDVSMAILNLNLENATTRDEVNAFLRETSLNSPLHKQIDYIASPEVVSSDFVGSKRAGIVDGLATISNGKNLVLYVWYDNEFGYSCQVVRVLEEMARVNPPAFPKAESLAAIAG; this is encoded by the coding sequence GTGAGCTCCAATTCGGATACGTGCCTTGACGCCTGGATGGATCGGGAGGCCCTCGCCGAGGCCATGATTCCGCTGATCGGACGGCTCTACCGGGAAAACAGCGTGGTGACCTCGGTGTACGGGCGTCCGCTCGTCAATAAATCGGTGATCGACATCCTGAAGGCTCACCGCTTTGCCCGTCAGATCGACGAGACCGAACTGCCCGTGGCCGAAACCTATCCGCTGCTGCTGGCGCTGAGCGAGCTGGAACTGGGCGCCGCGTCCGTGGACCTGGCCCGGATGGGCAACAAGTACAAGGAACACGGAGGGGATCTCAAGGAGTTCCTACGGACCGAGCTGGCCGACGTCGCCGGTAAGCGCGGCGCGGACGAGAGGACCAGTACCGACGTCGTGCTCTACGGCTTCGGCCGGATTGGACGCCTGCTCGCCCGGATCCTCGTGGAGAAGGCAGGCGGCGGACGCGGCCTGCGGCTGCGCGCCGTCGTGGTCCGGAAGGGTTCGGAAAACGACCTCGTCAAGCGCGCCAGCCTGCTGCGCCGGGATTCCGTCCACGGTGCCTTCAACGGCACCATTTCGGTGGACGAGGAAAACAACACGATCCTCGCGAACGGGACGCTCATCCAGGTCATCTACTCCAACGATCCCGCCACAGTGGACTACACCGCGTACGGCATCAACGACGCAGTGGTGGTGGATAACACCGGTCGTTGGCGCGACGAGGAGGGACTCTCCCGGCACCTAGCAGCGAAGGGTGTGTCCCGGGTGCTGCTGACCGCTCCGGGCAAGGGCAGCCTGAAGAACATCGTGCACGGAATCAACCATGGTTCCATCACCGACGACGACCGCATCATTACGGCCGCCTCCTGCACCACCAACGCCATCACTCCGGTGCTCAAGGTCCTCAACGACAAATACGGCATTGTGAACGGGCACGTTGAAACGGTGCATTCCTTCACCAATGACCAGAACCTGATCGACAACTTCCACAACGGCGACCGGCGCGGGCGCTCGGCGGCGCTGAACATGGTCATCACGGAAACCGGTGCGGCCAAGGCAGTGGCCAAGGCCCTGCCCGAGCTTGAGGGCAAGCTCAGCGGCAACGCCATCCGGGTCCCCACCCCCGACGTGTCCATGGCGATCCTGAACCTCAACCTGGAGAACGCCACCACCAGGGACGAAGTGAACGCGTTCCTGCGCGAAACGTCGTTGAACTCGCCGCTGCACAAGCAGATCGACTACATCGCGTCACCCGAGGTGGTTTCCAGCGACTTCGTCGGCTCCAAGCGTGCGGGGATCGTGGACGGACTGGCCACCATCTCGAACGGCAAAAACCTCGTGCTGTACGTCTGGTACGACAATGAATTCGGCTACAGCTGCCAGGTCGTCCGGGTGCTGGAGGAGATGGCACGCGTCAATCCGCCGGCCTTCCCGAAGGCGGAGTCGCTGGCCGCCATCGCCGGCTAG
- the def gene encoding peptide deformylase produces MTVRPIVIHGEPVLHRRAAAVEEFNEELRTLVADMYETMDVANGVGLAAPQIGVGLRLFTFDYANDDDAPDRGVVINPTLITSKVPGSAPDPDETSEGCLSVPGENFPVNRADWVKISGFDEFGAPVEFEATDWFARVLQHEYDHLDGKLYVDRLNDRWSRKARKVLKAQGWTVPGNTWMPGVDPDPFGH; encoded by the coding sequence ATGACCGTTCGTCCCATCGTCATCCATGGAGAACCCGTTCTGCACCGCCGGGCTGCCGCCGTGGAAGAGTTCAACGAAGAACTCCGCACCCTGGTTGCGGACATGTACGAGACCATGGACGTGGCCAACGGGGTGGGCCTGGCTGCCCCGCAGATCGGCGTCGGCCTACGCCTGTTTACGTTCGACTACGCGAACGACGACGACGCCCCGGACCGCGGCGTTGTCATCAACCCGACCCTGATCACCTCGAAGGTCCCGGGCTCCGCCCCCGATCCGGACGAAACCTCGGAAGGCTGCCTCTCCGTTCCCGGGGAGAACTTCCCGGTCAACCGCGCGGACTGGGTCAAGATCAGCGGCTTTGACGAATTCGGGGCGCCGGTTGAGTTCGAGGCGACCGACTGGTTTGCCCGCGTACTGCAGCACGAGTACGACCATCTGGACGGCAAGCTCTACGTGGACCGGCTCAATGACCGGTGGAGCCGGAAGGCACGGAAGGTCCTCAAGGCCCAGGGCTGGACTGTTCCCGGCAACACCTGGATGCCGGGCGTGGATCCGGACCCGTTCGGGCACTGA
- a CDS encoding acyl-CoA dehydrogenase family protein encodes MDRRLFEEDHELFRDVVREFDSREIAAAYPDWDAAHMMPRGLWKAAGEQGLLGLAVPEEFGGAGMPDYRFRAVMDEEFARNNHLAVGLAFHLHDDMVLPHLLAYGSDELKERWLPDMVSGDKVTSVAWTEPGAGSDLRGIRTKAVRADDGGWRLSGQKTFIGNGISGDASLVLARTDGSTGRGMRDSFSMFMVEKTEGYSTGRQLDKMGLKASDTAELFFDDVYVPAGNLVGEVGRGLEYAEGQLPQGRLAIAVASSAVARQVYEATLEYTRNRNAFGERITDFQNSRFVLADILTEVEVTEAYVDSAILAFNEGKLDAVSAAKAKLWASERAKSITDRCLQLHGGYGYILEYPVAQAFLAARLLTIFGGTSEIMREVIGRGIAR; translated from the coding sequence TTGGACCGCAGACTGTTCGAAGAGGACCACGAGCTGTTCCGGGACGTCGTCCGGGAATTCGATTCCCGCGAAATCGCTGCAGCATACCCCGACTGGGATGCGGCGCACATGATGCCCCGCGGTCTCTGGAAAGCCGCCGGCGAGCAGGGCCTGCTCGGACTGGCCGTCCCGGAAGAGTTCGGCGGCGCCGGTATGCCGGATTACCGCTTCCGAGCCGTGATGGATGAGGAATTCGCCCGGAACAACCATCTCGCCGTCGGGCTGGCCTTCCACCTCCACGATGACATGGTCCTCCCGCACCTGCTTGCCTACGGCTCCGACGAGCTCAAGGAACGCTGGCTGCCGGACATGGTGTCCGGGGACAAGGTCACCTCCGTTGCCTGGACCGAGCCCGGCGCCGGAAGCGACCTGCGCGGTATCCGCACCAAGGCGGTCCGGGCCGACGACGGCGGCTGGCGGCTGAGCGGCCAGAAGACCTTCATCGGCAACGGCATCAGCGGCGACGCGTCCCTGGTCCTGGCCCGGACCGACGGCAGCACCGGCCGCGGGATGCGCGATTCCTTCAGCATGTTCATGGTGGAGAAGACCGAGGGCTACAGCACCGGCCGGCAGCTGGACAAGATGGGCCTGAAAGCGTCCGACACGGCGGAGCTGTTCTTTGACGACGTGTACGTTCCGGCCGGAAACCTCGTGGGCGAAGTCGGCCGCGGGCTGGAGTATGCCGAGGGCCAGCTCCCCCAGGGCCGGCTGGCCATCGCCGTCGCCTCCTCCGCCGTCGCCCGGCAGGTCTACGAAGCAACACTGGAGTACACCAGGAACCGCAACGCCTTCGGGGAACGGATCACCGACTTCCAGAACAGCCGGTTCGTGCTGGCCGACATCCTTACCGAGGTCGAAGTCACTGAAGCCTATGTCGATTCCGCCATCCTCGCCTTCAACGAGGGGAAGCTGGACGCCGTCTCGGCCGCCAAGGCCAAGCTCTGGGCCAGCGAACGCGCCAAGTCCATCACGGACCGCTGCCTGCAGCTGCACGGCGGCTACGGCTACATCCTGGAATACCCGGTGGCCCAGGCCTTCCTGGCGGCCCGGCTGCTGACCATCTTCGGCGGCACCAGCGAAATCATGCGGGAAGTCATCGGGCGCGGCATCGCACGCTGA
- the orn gene encoding oligoribonuclease, translated as MPITNERMVWIDCEMTGLDIKNDALIEVAVLVTDSELNILGDGVDVVIKPDDAALAQMGDFVRQMHTTSKLLDELPNGITMAEAEAAVVEYITKWVPEPKKAQLAGNSVGTDKMFLARDMPEVIDYLHYRIIDVSTIKELARRWYPRAYFQAPAKSGGHRALGDIRDSINELRYYREAVFVPAPGPDSATAKKIAAGISG; from the coding sequence GTGCCAATAACAAATGAACGTATGGTCTGGATCGACTGTGAAATGACCGGTCTGGACATCAAGAACGACGCCCTGATCGAAGTGGCTGTCCTCGTCACGGACTCCGAGCTGAACATCCTCGGCGACGGTGTGGACGTGGTCATCAAGCCGGACGACGCCGCACTGGCGCAGATGGGCGACTTTGTGCGCCAGATGCACACCACCTCGAAGCTGCTGGATGAACTGCCGAACGGCATCACCATGGCCGAGGCGGAGGCCGCCGTCGTCGAATACATCACCAAATGGGTCCCCGAGCCGAAGAAGGCCCAGCTCGCCGGCAACTCCGTGGGAACGGACAAGATGTTCCTGGCCCGCGACATGCCGGAAGTCATCGACTACCTGCACTACCGGATCATTGACGTGTCCACCATCAAGGAGCTGGCCCGCCGCTGGTACCCGCGGGCCTATTTCCAGGCTCCGGCCAAGAGCGGCGGACACCGCGCCCTCGGTGATATCCGCGATTCCATCAACGAGCTGCGCTACTACCGGGAAGCTGTCTTCGTTCCCGCCCCGGGACCGGATTCCGCCACGGCCAAGAAGATCGCCGCCGGGATTTCGGGTTAG
- the mptB gene encoding polyprenol phosphomannose-dependent alpha 1,6 mannosyltransferase MptB gives MTAQVPATEPSSPGPEIAKADRPNIAILQGFIGSLLMLFGSFGVGWLSLDSAELRSNPLIIWMRFDEPIGAVAAVLMLATGGMLLVRSWLRLGQRMKGWGPESRPVILRAVIAWSAPMCFTLPLFSRDVFAYIAQGLVMVSGLNPYKDGYSQISNYLQLGADDLWAQSPTPYGPVFLWIEELVVRITGGQPEFSILLFRLIALVGVALCVYYVPKLAELHGINPNRALWLTAANPLFLVNFIAAVHNDALMIGLALAGLYLAATNRALAGILLVTLSIGIKPITVIFLPFIGLLWAGKNASWRRKFAYWAMTAGISLGLLWVMGLINGFGFGWVGALSTPGSVWIWYAPVGFAGMLVATLGNALGLPGWTLADIVHTIGRLASVAIVLWQMFVGQHSRMIRRLALAFAAIVMLAPMIQSWYVVWLIPLFAVTGLRDDWQAKTLYLFVSFFMVYAISDQLDIWPYFEFSLSAARQIAAVTALGFALYLIFVDPKTKVLFRKRLTAPAPGELRTH, from the coding sequence ATGACCGCCCAGGTCCCAGCGACTGAGCCTTCGTCTCCGGGCCCGGAGATAGCGAAAGCCGACCGCCCCAACATTGCGATTCTGCAGGGGTTCATCGGGTCCCTCTTGATGCTCTTCGGCTCCTTTGGTGTGGGGTGGCTTTCGCTGGACTCAGCCGAGCTGCGGAGCAATCCGCTGATTATCTGGATGCGCTTCGACGAGCCGATCGGCGCCGTTGCAGCAGTCCTGATGCTCGCGACGGGCGGCATGCTCCTGGTGCGGTCCTGGCTGCGCCTGGGGCAGCGGATGAAAGGATGGGGTCCCGAATCCAGGCCGGTGATCCTGCGCGCCGTCATCGCCTGGTCCGCCCCGATGTGCTTCACCCTCCCGCTGTTCAGCCGCGACGTTTTCGCCTACATCGCCCAAGGCCTCGTGATGGTCAGCGGACTCAATCCGTACAAGGACGGCTATTCCCAGATCTCCAACTACCTGCAGCTCGGCGCGGACGATCTCTGGGCGCAGAGCCCGACCCCGTACGGTCCGGTCTTCCTCTGGATCGAGGAACTGGTGGTGCGGATCACGGGCGGCCAGCCCGAGTTCTCCATCCTGCTGTTCCGCCTGATTGCACTGGTCGGCGTTGCCCTTTGTGTCTACTACGTGCCGAAGCTGGCCGAACTGCACGGCATCAACCCGAACCGGGCACTGTGGCTGACCGCCGCCAACCCGCTGTTCCTGGTGAACTTCATCGCGGCCGTCCACAACGATGCCCTGATGATCGGCCTGGCCCTGGCCGGGCTGTACCTGGCCGCGACCAACCGCGCCCTGGCCGGGATCCTGCTGGTAACCCTGTCCATCGGCATAAAGCCCATCACCGTTATCTTCCTGCCGTTCATCGGCCTGCTGTGGGCCGGGAAGAATGCGTCGTGGCGGCGGAAATTCGCTTACTGGGCCATGACGGCCGGCATCTCCCTGGGGCTGCTGTGGGTCATGGGCCTGATCAACGGCTTCGGTTTCGGCTGGGTGGGGGCGCTCAGTACGCCGGGCAGTGTCTGGATCTGGTACGCCCCGGTGGGCTTTGCCGGGATGCTGGTGGCCACGTTGGGCAACGCCCTCGGACTGCCGGGCTGGACGCTGGCAGACATCGTGCACACCATCGGGCGGCTGGCCTCCGTGGCCATTGTGCTGTGGCAGATGTTCGTGGGGCAGCACAGCCGCATGATCAGGCGCCTGGCACTGGCCTTCGCGGCCATCGTGATGCTGGCACCGATGATCCAGTCCTGGTACGTCGTCTGGCTCATCCCGCTGTTCGCGGTGACTGGCCTCCGCGATGACTGGCAGGCGAAGACGCTCTACCTCTTCGTTTCGTTCTTTATGGTCTACGCCATCAGCGACCAGCTGGACATCTGGCCCTACTTTGAGTTCAGCCTCAGCGCGGCCCGCCAGATTGCCGCAGTCACCGCGCTGGGCTTCGCCCTCTACCTGATCTTCGTGGACCCCAAGACCAAGGTCCTGTTCCGCAAGCGGCTTACGGCGCCCGCTCCGGGCGAACTGCGGACGCACTAA
- a CDS encoding glycosyltransferase family 87 protein, translating to MTRKPASLRQWALRPATLWTVFAVVHLGFLAALASRILNGDVLSDVGFYRRWAFEGLQDGHWVGIDAGWVYPIAALVPMVLAAVFGYGGYQFAWFLLFTALNACGVAVLSRRAGSRGTAAAYWWLAVTSLLGPVAVGRVDGLTAPLVIMGLLFLAARPVLASALLAVATWIKVWPAAVILAVLVAWKKRLTLLATGAAVSAVIAVAVAVSGGLPHLLSFFGEQGARGMQMEAPFTTPGLWQAILGSSDAHIYEDKIINTREVRGALGEPVAALMTPLLALAALAVVGLLIWALRRGADPRALLISGSLALVSAFIVFNKVGSPQFMLWLGAVVAVGLAWEGRSWKVPGMLMPAIAALTTLVYPMFYSALYNDLNVAVALLLTARNILLLVLFGWSLARVIRLTRAGGTALSASAVRPERAP from the coding sequence ATGACCCGGAAACCGGCTTCCCTTCGGCAGTGGGCACTGCGCCCGGCCACCCTCTGGACGGTATTTGCCGTAGTCCATCTGGGCTTCCTTGCCGCCCTCGCTTCGCGCATCCTGAACGGCGATGTCCTTAGCGATGTCGGCTTCTACCGGCGCTGGGCGTTCGAGGGACTCCAGGACGGCCACTGGGTCGGGATCGACGCCGGCTGGGTTTATCCCATCGCCGCCCTGGTGCCGATGGTCCTGGCCGCGGTCTTCGGCTACGGCGGCTACCAGTTTGCCTGGTTCCTGCTCTTCACCGCCCTCAACGCGTGCGGGGTGGCTGTCCTGAGCCGCCGTGCGGGGTCCCGGGGCACCGCGGCGGCGTATTGGTGGCTGGCCGTTACCTCCCTGCTGGGACCGGTTGCCGTGGGACGGGTGGACGGCCTGACCGCGCCCCTGGTGATCATGGGCCTGCTGTTCCTGGCCGCCCGTCCGGTACTGGCCTCCGCACTGCTGGCAGTGGCAACCTGGATCAAGGTCTGGCCTGCCGCGGTTATCCTGGCGGTGCTCGTTGCGTGGAAGAAGCGCCTCACCCTGCTGGCCACGGGTGCCGCCGTGTCGGCGGTGATCGCCGTAGCCGTGGCGGTTTCCGGCGGCCTGCCCCACCTGCTGAGTTTCTTCGGTGAACAGGGTGCCCGGGGCATGCAGATGGAAGCACCGTTCACGACGCCGGGTCTCTGGCAGGCGATCCTTGGCTCGTCGGATGCGCACATCTATGAAGACAAGATCATCAACACCCGCGAAGTCCGCGGCGCCCTGGGCGAGCCGGTGGCCGCACTGATGACGCCTCTGCTGGCACTGGCTGCCCTCGCCGTCGTCGGGCTGCTCATCTGGGCCCTGCGCCGCGGCGCGGATCCGCGTGCGCTGCTGATCTCCGGGTCACTGGCCCTGGTCAGTGCGTTCATTGTGTTCAACAAGGTGGGCTCGCCGCAGTTCATGCTGTGGCTGGGTGCGGTGGTGGCCGTCGGACTGGCGTGGGAGGGCCGGTCCTGGAAGGTGCCCGGGATGCTGATGCCCGCGATTGCGGCGTTGACCACGCTGGTGTATCCGATGTTCTACTCGGCCCTGTACAACGACCTGAATGTTGCCGTGGCCCTGCTCCTGACCGCCCGCAACATCCTGCTGCTGGTGCTCTTCGGCTGGTCGCTGGCCCGGGTCATCCGCCTGACCCGGGCGGGCGGCACGGCGCTTAGTGCGTCCGCAGTTCGCCCGGAGCGGGCGCCGTAA